The proteins below are encoded in one region of Xiphias gladius isolate SHS-SW01 ecotype Sanya breed wild unplaced genomic scaffold, ASM1685928v1 HiC_scaffold_1252, whole genome shotgun sequence:
- the LOC120787187 gene encoding chemokine-like receptor 1, which produces MEMTTTPFYHNDTRNVSGINFTDEYAELRQSLHIMSLIVYCLAFVLGVFGNGVVIWVTGFKMKKTVNTVWFLKLAVADFLFTAFLPLGVTYLALDFHWPFGNFMCKLYGTVSSLNMFASVNILVVISVDRCVSVVWPVWARNHRSVRKASCVSLGVWVLALILSDINYVFRDTTPSHKDHIFCFTNYGLSDDFVTPSVNQLRQFRHQVMTITRFFLAFVIPFTVIVSSYAVIIYCLIRNRTLASQSSRPFKIIAAVITTFFLCWAPFHIMALIELVHFTGPNQSGTLGIVIVIGVPITTSLAFLNSCLNPLLYVFMGQDFKDKVRKSILNVLETAFQEEETRSQTDTKSVDTSQINDKSTLNTEV; this is translated from the coding sequence ATGGAAATGACCACTACCCCTTTCTATCACAACGATACAAGAAATGTATCAGGAATAAATTTCACTGATGAGTATGCTGAGCTGAGACAGTCTCTCCACATCATGTCTCTCATTGTTTACTGCCTGGCCTTCGTTCTCGGTGTGTTCGGCAATGGAGTGGTTATCTGGGTGACCGGGttcaagatgaagaaaacagttAACACAGTTTGGTTCCTCAAACTTGCTGTGGCCGACTTCCTCTTCACAGCATTCCTGCCCCTGGGTGTGACCTACCTGGCTTTGGATTTCCACTGGCCTTTCGGCAACTTCATGTGCAAACTGTACGGCACCGTAAGCTCCCTGAACATGTTTGCCAGTGTCAACATCCTGGTGGTGATCAGTGTggacagatgtgtgtctgtggtgtggcCCGTCTGGGCCCGGAACCACCGAAGTGTACGCAAGGCATCCTGTGTGAGTCTGGGTGTTTGGGTACTGGCTCTGATTCTCAGCGATATAAACTACGTCTTCAGGGACACTACACCATCACATAAAGACCACATCTTCTGCTTCACCAACTATGGACTTTCAGATGATTTTGTAACACCTTCTGTGAATCAGCTGCGACAGTTTCGTCACCAGGTCATGACCATCACCCGCTTCTTCCTGGCATTTGTTATCCCCTTCACTGTCATTGTGTCCTCCTATGCTGTGATAATCTATTGTCTCATAAGGAACCGCACCCTGGCCAGCCAGTCAAGTCGCCCCTTTAAGATCATTGCTGCCGTTATCACCACATTTTTCCTGTGCTGGGCTCCCTTTCACATCATGGCTCTAATTGAGTTGGTTCATTTCACTGGTCCTAATCAAAGTGGAACATTAGGCATTGTCATTGTTATCGGTGTCCCTATTACCACCAGCCTGGCCTTTCTCAACAGTTGCCTGAACCCGCTGCTGTATGTGTTCATGGGCCAAGATTTCAAGGATAAAGTCCGCAAATCCATCCTGAATGTATTGGAAACAGCCTTCCAGGAAGAGGAGACACGCTCTCAAACTGACACAAAGTCAGTGGACACCAGTCAGATCAATGACAAATCAACTCTTAATACTGAAGTATAG